One region of Parambassis ranga chromosome 12, fParRan2.1, whole genome shotgun sequence genomic DNA includes:
- the nln gene encoding neurolysin, mitochondrial, protein MCAVRVVVCRTLCRVSKPLLRMTIPAGSVISARDGSEAGSQRIPLRWDLSPEEIRTMTDSLIGRMKKIHDDIGSLSVEKVSVENTLKALANAKLDYVSSRHVLDFPQYVCPTKEVRSASTEADKKLSEFDVEISMREDVFKRITALQKKHQDDLLPEEGRFLDRLITLGQRKGLHLCKETQEEIKRNSKLISELSIEFNRNLNEDNTFLIFSEHELGGLADSYLNGLEKTADGRYKVTLQYPHYYPLMKRCHNPETRRKMETAFHSRCKEVNTAILEQLIQLRAKVADLLGYSNHANYVLEINMAKNARNVSDFLDTFYETLKPVGIKERKYILALKKRECLMKGYRFDGQINAWDMPYYMNQVEQCKFAVNKDKLIEYFPLDVVTEGLFGIYQELLGLTFTEVEHAHVWHEDVKLYSAQDAGTGEEVGQFYLDLYPREGKYGHAACFGLQPGCRGPDGKRRLPVAAMVANFTKPRKGWPSLLQHHEVETYFHEFGHVMHELCSKTTFSEFSGTQVETDFVEVPSQMLENWVWEKEPLRRMSRHYKDGSPIPDSLLDKLIASRVANTGLMNLRQVVLSKVDQTLHTSSHADTAEVFAKHSQDILGVPPTPGTNMTASFSHLAGGYDGQYYSYLWSEVYSMDIYFSRFKKEGIMNPKVGKEYRKVILEAGGSVDGMDMLKTFLGRVPCQDSFFECKGLIKTQKSV, encoded by the exons ATGTGCGCAGTAAGAGTTGTAGTCTGCCGAACGCTGTGCAG AGTCTCTAAACCTCTCCTGAGAATGACCATCCCAGCTGGATCAGTGATATCTGCCAGAGACGGCTCTgaggcaggaagtcagaggaTCCCGCTGAGATGGGACCTGTCTCCGGAGGAGATCAGGACCATGACAGACAGCCTGATTGGCAGAATGAAGAAGATCCATGATGACATCGGATCTCTGAGCGTAGAAAAAGTCTCTGTGGAAAACACCCTGAAAGCCTTGGCTAATGCCAAGCTGGATTATGTGT catctCGCCATGTTCTGGACTTCCCGCAGTACGTTTGTCCCACTAAGGAGGTTCGGTCTGCGAGCACGGAGGCCGACAAGAAACTGTCAGAGTTTGACGTGGAGATAAGCATGCGGGAAGACGTGTTCAAACGAATCACCGCCCTGCAG AAAAAGCACCAAGATGATCTTTTACCTGAAGAAGGAAGATTCTTGGACAGACTCATCACGCTGGGCCAGAGGAAAGGATTGCACCTGTGTAAAGAAACACAAGAG GAAATCAAAAGAAACTCCAAGCTGATCAGTGAGCTCTCCATAGAGTTTAACAGGAATCTGAATGAGGACAATACATTTCTGATTTTCTCAGAACATGAACTGG GCGGGTTAGCCGACAGCTATCTGAATGGACTGGAGAAGACGGCGGATGGACGGTATAAAGTGACACTGCAGTATCCTCATTACTATCCCTTGATGAAGAGGTGTCACAACCCTGAAAccaggaggaagatggagacgGCTTTTCACAGCAGGTGTAAAGAG gtAAACACAGCGATCCTTGAGCAGTTGATACAGCTGAGGGCAAAGGTTGCAGACTTACTTGGTTACAGTAACCATGCGAACTATGTGCTGGAGATTAACATGGCCAAAAATGCACGCAATGTGTCTGACTTTCTTG ATACGTTCTATGAAACTCTGAAGCCTGTTGGAATCAAAGAGAGGAAATATATCCTCGCGCTGAAGAAGAGGGAGTGCTTGATGAAGGGCTACCGGTTTGACGGACAGATCAATGCCTGGGACATGCCCTACTACATGAATCAAGTGGAGCAGTGCAAGTTTGCCGTGAACAAGGACAAGCTGATTGAGTATTTCCCTCTCgatgtggtgacagagggaCTGTTTGGGATCTACCAGGAGCTGCTGGGCCTCACATTCACAGAGGTGGAACATGCTCATGTGTGGCATGAAGATGTCAAGCTTTACTCGGCCCAGGACGCTGGCACAGGCGAGGAAGTTGGTCAGTTCTACCTGGACTTGTATCCAAG GGAGGGGAAATACGGCCACGCAGCCTGCTTTGGGCTCCAGCCCGGCTGCAGAGGGCCTGACGGGAAACGCAGGCTCCCAGTGGCAGCTATGGTGGCTAACTTCACCAAACCCAGGAAAGGCTGGCCTTCACTCCTCCAGCACCACGAAGTGGAGACCTACTTTCACGAGTTTGGCCACGTCATGCATGAGCTCTGCTCTAAG ACCACTTTTTCAGAGTTCAGTGGGACTCAGGTGGAAACAGACTTCGTGGAGGTTCCCTCTCAAATGCTTGAAAACTGGGTTTGGGAAAAGGAACCTCTAAGAAGAATGTCCCGGCACTACAAAGACGGCAGCCCCATCCCAGACAGCCTGCTCGACAAACTGATCGCCTCCAGAGTCGCTAACACTG GTCTGATGAACCTGCGTCAGGTGGTCCTCAGTAAAGTGGACCAGACGCTTCACACCAGCTCTcatgcagacacagcagaggtgTTTGCAAAGCACAGCCAAGACATCCTGGGAGTTCCTCCTACACCAG GCACTAATATGACAGCCAGCTTCAGTCACTTAGCTGGAGGATATGATGGTCAGTACTACAGCTACCTGTGGAGTGAAGTCTACTCCATGGATATTTACTTCAGTCGTTTTAAAAAGGAAGGCATCATGAATCCGAAG GTCGGAAAGGAGTACAGGAAGGTGATCCTGGAAGCCGGAGGCTCGGTGGATGGAATGGACATGCTGAAAACCTTCCTTGGACGAGTGCCATGTCAAGATTCATTCTTTGAGTGCAAAGGACTGATTAAGACACAAAAGTCAGTTTAG
- the sgtb gene encoding small glutamine-rich tetratricopeptide repeat-containing protein beta: MAVEKRLAFSIVQFLRDQTHCGALNSDEQESLEVAIQCLETTFKISSSDCHLAAPQPLTEIFLNALLQNDNLTLPETSPSPEDIERAEQLKNEGNNHMKEENYRCAVECYTKAIDLDLRNAVYYCNRAAAHSKLGNYTEATGDCERAIRIDPSYSKAYGRMGLALTAMNKYPEAISYFKKALVLDPENDTYKSNLKIAEQKQKEASSPIAAGLGFDMASLINNPAFISMAASVMQNQQVQQLMSGMMSNAVGGPAAGVGGLSDISSLIEAGQQFAQQIQQQNPELIEQLRNHIRSRSFSGSAEEHS, encoded by the exons ATGGCGGTGGAGAAGCGCCTGGCGTTCTCTATTGTTCAGTTCTTACGAGATCAAACACATTGCGGTGCTTTGAATTCTGATGAACAGGAGAGTCTTGAAG TTGCGATACAGTGCTTGGAGACCACTTTTAAGATCAGCTCCAGCGACTGCCATCTTGCAGCGCCGCAGCCACTGACAGAGATATTCCTGAACGCTCTGCTTCAG AACGACAACCTAACTTTACCAGAGACGTCCCCGTCTCCTGAAGACATAGAGCGGGCAGAGCAACTCAAGAATGAAG GTAACAATCACATGAAGGAGGAGAACTACAGGTGTGCTGTGGAGTGTTACACAAAGGCCATTGATCTGGACCTAAGAAACGCCGTGTACTACTGCAACAG GGCTGCAGCTCATAGTAAACTGGGGAATTACACTGAGGCGACCGGAGACTGTGAGAGAGCCATCAGGATTGACCCGTCCTACAGCAAAGCTTATGGGAGGATGGG TTTGGCTTTGACGGCCATGAACAAATATCCAGAGGCCATTTCCTACTTCAAGAAAGCGCTTGTGTTAGACCCTGAGAATGACACCTACAAGTCCAACCTGAAGATTGCAGAACAGAAGCAAAAAGAAGCATCCAGTCCA ATAGCTGCTGGATTGGGATTTGACATGGCTAGTTTAATCAACAACCCCGCCTTCATCAGCATG GCCGCAAGTGTAATGCAGAACCAACAAGTGCAACAGCT TATGTCAGGAATGATGTCTAATGCAGTGGGAGGTCCTGCAGCGGGAGTGGGAGGACTGTCAGACATTTCCAGCTTGATTGAAGC gGGACAACAGTTTGCTCAGCAGATCCAGCAGCAGAACCCCGAGCTGATCGAGCAGCTAAGGAACCACATCCGCAGCCGCTCCTTCAGCGGCAGTGCCGAGGAGCACTCCTGA
- the trappc13 gene encoding trafficking protein particle complex subunit 13, with product MDVNQAKQEHLLALKVMRLTKPTLFTNLPVTCENRDLPGDLFGQLMREDPSTIKGAETLMLGEMLTLPQNFGNIFLGETFSSYISVHNDSNQIVKDILVKADLQTSSQRLNLSASNSAVAELKPESCIDDVIHHEVKEIGTHILVCAVSYTTQFGEKLYFRKFFKFQVLKPLDVKTKFYNAESDLSSVTDEVFLEAQIQNITTSPMFMEKVSLEPSMMYNVTELNVVDSGEEGESTFGKMSYLQPMDTRQYLYCLKPKPEYAEKAGVIKGVTVIGKLDIVWKTNLGERGRLQTSQLQRMAPGYGDIRLSLEMIPDTVNLEEPFDIICKITNCSERTMDLVLEMCNTQSIHWCGISGRQLGKLSPGAFLSLPLTVLSSVQGLQSISGLKLTDTFLKRTYEYDDIAQVCVVCPYTSNEC from the exons ATGGACGTAAATCAGGCGAAGCAGGAACACCTGCTCGCATTAAAAG TGATGCGGCTAACAAAGCCAACTCTCTTCACAAACTTGCCGGTGACATGTGAAAATCGAGATCTCCCAG GGGATTTGTTTGGTCAGCTAATGAGGGAGGATCCATCCACCATCAAGGGGGCAGAGACGTTAATGTTGGGAGAGATGCTTACACTACCACAGAActttgg GAATATTTTTCTCGGGGAGACCTTCTCCAGTTACATCAGCGTGCATAATGATAGCAACCAAATTGTAAAAGACATTCTTGTAAAG GCGGATCTACAGACAAGCTCTCAGAGGCTGAATCTCTCTGCGTCAAACTCGGCCGTGGCAGAGCTCAAACCGGAAAGCTGCATCGATGACGTCATCCACCATGAAGTCAAAGAAATCGGCACacatat CTTAGTTTGTGCTGTCAGTTACACTACGCAGTTCGGCGAGAAGCTCTATTTTCGGAAGTTTTTCAAATTCCAG GTTTTGAAGCCGCTGGATGTGAAGACAAAGTTCTACAATGCAGAG AGTGACCTCAGTTCTGTG ACAGATGAAGTGTTTCTGGAAGCCCAGATCCAGAACATCACCACCTCACCAATGTTCATGGAGAAAGTGTCTCTGGAGCCGTCTATGATGTACAACGTTACAGAGCTCAACGTGGTCGACAGCGGGGAGGAAGG AGAGTCCACTTTTGGTAAGATGTCCTACCTGCAGCCCATGGACACACGGCAGTACCTTTACTGCCTGAAACCAAAGCCGGAGTACGCGGAGAAGGCCGGCGTCATCAAGGGAGTGACGGTGATAGGAAAGCTTGACATCGTATGGAAGACCAATCTCGGGGAGAGGGGAAGGCTACAGACCAGTCAGCTGCAGAGAATG GCTCCAGGCTATGGAGATATCAGACTGTCTTTGGAGATGATTCCTGACACGGTCAACCTCGAAGAACCTTTTGACATCATCTGTAAAATCACCAACTGCAG TGAAAGAACGATGGACCTGGTGTTGGAGATGTGTAATACCCAGTCAATCCACTGGTGCGGTATATCAGGGCGACAGCTGGGGAAACTCAGTCCTGGtgccttcctctctctgcccctcACAGTCCTCTCATCCGTCCAGGGATTGCAG agtATTTCCGGACTGAAACTCACAGACACATTTCTAAAGAGGACGTACGAGTATGACGACATTGCACAAGTGTGCGTGGTCTGCCCGTATACGAGCAACGAGTGCTAG
- the LOC114443665 gene encoding cytochrome b ascorbate-dependent protein 3-like, whose amino-acid sequence MNLFYAAYGFSLCLGLLCVLFVSVWSSYWRGGFAWDGSFLQFNWHPVLMVSGLVVLYGSAAIVFRVPSTWKHRKYIWKLVHGGLMFLALLLSVLGLCAVFDFHKAFYIPDLYSVHSWVGLMTVVIFSFQWVLGLAGFLFPCTPLWFRSTIKPFHMWLGKAILILSLTSCISGINEKLLLTLNGSTGELYSSLPAEAKFVNFLGVLIVTFGMVIFGILSYKKWQRPETNEAVHPLLNDIRP is encoded by the exons ATGAATCTGTTTTATGCCGCCTACGGCTTCTCCCTGTGCCTGGGGctcctctgtgtgctgtttgtgagtgtgtggagcTCGTACTGGAGGGGCGGCTTTGCTTGGGATGGGTCATTCCTGCAGTTTAACTGGCATCCCGTCCTAATGGTGTCAGGGCTGGTGGTTCTCTACGGCAGCG cggCCATTGTGTTTCGAGTGCCATCCACCTGGAAGCACAGGAAGTATATATGGAAGCTTGTGCACGGTGGCCTCATGTTTCTGGCTCTGCTTCTGTCCGTCCTGGGACTGTGTGCCGTGTTTGACTTCCACAAAGCATTCTACATCCCTGACCTGTACTCTGTCCACAGCTGGGTGGGCCTCATGACAGTGGTGATATTTTCATTTCAG TGGGTTCTTGGCTTGGCTGGCTTCTTGTTTCCTTGCACTCCACTGTGGTTCCGCAGCACCATAAAGCCTTTCCACATGTGGCTGGGAAAAGCAATCCTAATCCTCAGTCTGACCTCCTgcatcagtggtatcaatgaaAAACTGCTCCTTACACT TAATGGGAGCACTGGAGAGCTGTACAGCTCTCTGCCTGCGGAAGCAAAGTTTGTAAATTTTCTCGGTGTCCTCATCGTGACCTTTGGGATGGTTATCTTTGGGATCTTATCCTATAAGAAATGGCAACGACCGGAGACAAATGAAGCTGTACAT CCTCTGCTCAATGACATCAGACCATGA